One Molothrus ater isolate BHLD 08-10-18 breed brown headed cowbird chromosome 14, BPBGC_Mater_1.1, whole genome shotgun sequence DNA segment encodes these proteins:
- the POU3F4 gene encoding POU domain, class 3, transcription factor 4: MATAASNPYGLLGAGALAHAEGAGMQQGSPFRSPQKLLQSEYLQGVPGNGHPLGHHWVTSLSDGAPWPAALAGGPLEQPDVKPGREDLQLGAIIHHRSPHVSHHSPHANHPSAWGASPAHSASLAAPPAAAAAAAAAGQPLSVYSQGGFAVGGMLEHGGLTPPPAAAAGQGLHPGLRGEAGGEHGELGGHHCQDHSDEETPTSDELEQFAKQFKQRRIKLGFTQADVGLALGTLYGNVFSQTTICRFEALQLSFKNMCKLKPLLNKWLEEADSSTGSPTSIDKIAAQGRKRKKRTSIEVSVKGVLETHFLKCPKPAAQEISSLADSLQLEKEVVRVWFCNRRQKEKRMTPPGEQPQHDVYSHGVKTDTACHDL; the protein is encoded by the coding sequence ATGGCCACAGCCGCCTCCAACCCCTACGGCCTGCTGGGCGCCGGCGCGCTCGCCCACGCCGAGGGCGCGGGcatgcagcagggcagcccgTTCCGCAGCCcgcagaagctgctgcagagcgAGTACCTGCAGGGCGTCCCCGGCAATGGGCACCCGCTGGGGCATCACTGGGTGACCAGCCTGAGCGACGGCGCGCCCTGGCCCGCGGCGCTGGCGGGCGGCCCGCTGGAGCAGCCCGACGTGAAGCCGGGCCGCGAGGACCTGCAGCTGGGCGCCATCATCCACCACCGCTCGCCCCACGTCTCCCACCACTCGCCCCACGCCAACCACCCCAGCGCCTGGGGCGCCAGCCCGGCGCACAGCGCCTCGCTGgccgccccccccgccgccgccgccgccgccgccgccgccgggcagCCCCTGAGCGTGTACTCGCAGGGCGGGTTCGCGGTGGGCGGCATGCTGGAGCACGGCGGGCTCaccccgccgcccgccgccgccgccggccaGGGCTTGCACCCGGGGCTGCGCGGCGAGGCCGGCGGCGAGCACGGCGAGCTGGGCGGCCACCACTGCCAGGACCACTCGGACGAGGAGACGCCGACCTCGGACGAGCTGGAGCAGTTCGCCAAGCAGTTCAAGCAGCGCCGCATCAAGCTGGGCTTCACCCAGGCCGACGTGGGGCTGGCGCTGGGCACCCTGTACGGCAACGTCTTCTCGCAGACCACCATCTGCCGCTTCGaggccctgcagctcagcttcAAGAACATGTGCAAGCTGAAGCCGCTGCTGAACAAGTGGCTGGAGGAGGCCGACTCCTCCACCGGCAGCCCCACGAGCATCGACAAGATCGCGGCgcaggggaggaagaggaagaagcgGACCTCCATCGAGGTGAGTGTCAAGGGCGTGCTGGAGACGCACTTCCTCAAGTGCCCCAAGCCGGCCGCCCAGGAGATCTCCTCGCTGGCGgacagcctgcagctggagaaggaggtggTGCGGGTCTGGTTCTGCAACCGGCGGCAGAAGGAGAAGCGCATGACCCCTCCGGGCGAGCAGCCGCAGCACGACGTGTACTCGCACGGCGTGAAAACGGACACGGCCTGCCACGACCTCTGA